The following are encoded together in the Bactrocera neohumeralis isolate Rockhampton chromosome 6, APGP_CSIRO_Bneo_wtdbg2-racon-allhic-juicebox.fasta_v2, whole genome shotgun sequence genome:
- the LOC126763351 gene encoding glycerol-3-phosphate phosphatase-like: protein MHKSQPTNLTELTKAEIAVWLNSFDTVLTDCDGVLWHEGVAIDGVPEAIALLKSLGKEVYFATNNGIKTSREIWQTATTIGYDIDESHILAPIKAIAEYLQARNFRKKVYVVGSEAISNGLAAVGIESFGPGPEVLQGKLNDYLAQQVATQGADDVGAVVVGFDEHFTFAKMLKASNYICSNSECLFMTTNLDTVHRYPAFRIPGTGALLAGLETCVERKALQFGKPNPEICQQLIKSGKVVPARTLMIGDVCKVDVLFGHNCGFQTLLVGTGYNSVYELNEVLQQPIENPGFIPDYFVPSLADIKKLI from the exons ATGCACAAAAGTCAGCCTACGAATTTGACAGAGCTAACAAAAGCCGAAATTGCTGTTTGGCTCAACAGCTTCGATACGGTGCTCACGGATTGCGATG GTGTGCTGTGGCATGAGGGCGTCGCCATAGACGGTGTACCCGAAGCTATTGCATTACTCAAATCGCTCGGCAAAGAAGTGTATTTTGCCACCAACAATGGCATCAAAACCAGTCGTGAAATCTGGCAGACAGCCACCACGATCGGCTACGATATAGACGAATCCCACATTTTGGCGCCTATAAAGGCTATTGCTGAGTACCTGCAGGCGCGTAATTTTCGCAAGAAAGTCTATGTAGTAGGCTCGGAAGCCATAAGTAACGGTTTAGCTGCAGTGGGTATTGAAAGTTTCGGACCCGGTCCCGAAGTACTACAGGGTAAACTAAATGACTATCTGGCACAGCAAGTGGCCACACAAGGCGCTGATGATGTGGGTGCTGTTGTTGTGGGCTTCGATGAACATTTCACATTCGCAAAAATGTTGAAAGCTTCCAATTATATTTGCTCGAATTCGGAATGCCTCTTCATGACCACCAATCTCGATACGGTACATCGTTATCCCGCATTTCGTATACCTGGTACTGGTGCGCTTTTGGCCGGCTTGGAGACATGTGTGGAACGTAAAGCTTTGCAGTTTGGCAAACCGAATCCGGAGATTTGTCAGCAACTGATCAAGTCGGGGAAAGTGGTGCCGGCGCGTACGCTCATGATCGGCGATGT TTGCAAGGTCGATGTCTTATTTGGTCACAATTGCGGTTTCCAGACTCTGCTTGTGGGCACAGGCTATAATAGTGTGTATGAATTGAACGAGGTGCTGCAGCAGCCCATCGAAAATCCAGGTTTTATACCCGACTACTTCGTGCCTTCACTGGCTGATATAAAGAAGCTTATCTAG
- the LOC126761139 gene encoding glycerol-3-phosphate phosphatase-like, whose protein sequence is MNKKPTDLVKLTKAEMAKWLNGFDTVFTDCRGVLWLDKVIDGAPEAIALLKSLGKEVYFVTNNSKNTRCEIWQKATANGFEIDESHIIAPINSIVEYLQARNFRKKVYIIGAEAVRKSLTEAGIESFGPGAEPTPDKLDDLIAQQVAKQKADNVGAVIVGFDKHFSFVKLFKACNYISANADCLFMTTNADNMLRFPEYRIPDTFAVTAAVEACVERKALQFGKPNPEICQELIRLGKIVPKRTLMIGDVCEIDMSFGHKCGFQTLLVGSGPSSDYEFNVVLKNPNVNPDYIPDFIVPSLGHITKLI, encoded by the exons ATGAACAAGAAGCCTACAGATTTGGTCAAGCTAACAAAAGCCGAAATGGCCAAGTGGCTCAACGGCTTCGATACGGTGTTCACGGATTGCCGTG GCGTGCTGTGGCTGGACAAGGTCATAGACGGTGCACCCGAAGCCATTGCATTACTCAAATCGCTCGGCAAGGAAGTTTATTTTGTTACTAATAATAGCAAAAACACGCGTTGCGAAATCTGGCAGAAAGCTACGGCAAATGGATTTGAAATAGATGAATCGCACATTATAGCGCCTATAAACTCAATTGTTGAGTATCTGCAGGCGCGCAATTTTCGAAAGAAAGTCTATATAATAGGCGCCGAGGCTGTACGCAAGTCATTAACCGAAGCTGGTATTGAAAGTTTCGGACCCGGCGCCGAACCAACACCAGATAAACTAGACGATTTGATTGCACAACAAGTGGCCAAACAGAAGGCTGACAATGTGGGTGCTGTTATTGTGGGCTTCGATAAACATTTCTCTTTCGTGAAATTGTTTAAAGCCTGCAATTATATTAGTGCAAATGCGGATTGTCTCTTCATGACTACGAACGCAGATAATATGCTTCGTTTTCCCGAATATCGTATACCTGATACTTTTGCGGTTACGGCAGCTGTGGAGGCGTGTGTGGAGCGTAAAGCTTTGCAGTTTGGCAAACCGAATCCAGAGATTTGTCAAGAATTGATCAGGTTGGGGAAGATTGTGCCGAAGCGTACGCTCATGATCGGAGATGT TTGCGAGATCGACATGTCATTTGGTCACAAGTGCGGGTTCCAGACTTTGCTAGTGGGTTCTGGTCCTAGTAGCGACTATGAATTTAATGTGGTGCTAAAGAATCCCAATGTAAATCCAGACTATATACCCGATTTCATTGTGCCTTCTTTAGGTCATATAACGAAACTTATTTAG